The sequence CCCTAGTGTGCTGCCAGGGTCCCGGTTGCACAATGGGGAATCGTCTTCGGAAGCAGGTATGGATCACCCCTTGCAGTAACTTGCATTCACTTGTTTTAGTTACTCagattttcttgttttgaaaGTTAGCAGTGCTTGCAGCTGGCATATGAGAATACAGTATGGGAACTGGACATTTTGTGAATATAAAGTGAAGTTCATCGGTGATGAGAGTATAGTTTTGGGGCCAcgattttgacctttttattattatttggaaCTGCATACGTACGACAAGTACATAATATGAATTTCATTTAGGTCCATAAGATCTTCCATTTCTGTTTTCCGGAATAACTACAATGGTGGATAGTAGAGGGAGTATTAATGAGGCCCTTTTAAGTTGCTGTATAATGGAACAGTGCTGGGTGCCTATTTGGCCCTATAATTTAGTCTGAATGAGATAGGTAATCCTTTCTCCTGAGATTTCTGGATAGACACACTCTtgcacacacacagagacatatatatacatgcccgtatgcatatatatatgtgtgtgtgtcacCAAATGATTAGTGTAACCTATGGAGTTTTTATCTAAAGATGTAATAAAGATTTTCACAATTTCGGTTGTCTTTTTAAGCTTAGAATTTTCACGATTGTGGGTAAGGTTGAACAAATTTGCATCACAGGGGAAAATGTAAAATGTCTTTGGAATGTGGACCTAAATATGCACATTCATACCATTTATGGCATTTTACTGACATATGAAGTGATAACGTTTTGGGAAAAAAGTGCTATAAATTAGAGTATCCTCTTGCATTTTACGTAAAAGAAGTGGAGAATGCTTGGACTCAATGAAAGCATGGAAGTAGATATGTTCAAGTAGGTTTTTGGATTCTCTTGCGCTATGATTAGGTGTTGCTACATTGTGTGGCTCTTCTTCACATCACAAAGGGCCTTCCAGTAACTAATAACTTCTTAAGTGTCTATGAAGTTTTGTTGGATGAATTGGATGCAAGTAGAGTATTTGCGGACACAACTAATGGATTACAGCAGTGGCCACGACGAGTGTGAATTTGAAGCAAATCATGATATCTACTTGTGTTATTTCTTATTTAAAAACGAGTGGTTTTCGGCAGTTTCTTTTTGCTCCCTATGGTTGCATACTTTCACTAATTGTCCACTTTGGTAAGCATGTTTATCTTAATTGGTTAGTTAATATTTATGTAAACACAATCCGAATTTCTTGGATATAAGTTCTTCTTTCACGAGTTACTTAAACTAACATTAATGGCCCTTTGCTATAACGGGTTCAGAAAATGACTTGCTTCTCATGTTTGTGCTGGTACTGATTTCATTGAGAAAACTGCCGTACTTTATCTTGATATGGGGCATGGTTGTGATATGTGTATGTAGTTCAAAAGATAATTTTTGTTTAtgctaataaaaaatatataatttttgtatATAAAATTGTCTTGCCTCTAAAACTGAGATGCCAAAGGATGGATTGCTATATAGTCAAGATACGCTTTTCGAGTGGATAAAAGTTCTGTCCATAAACTGTCGTTAAATCGTGTGAGAATAGCATCATCTGGCAAACATGTGCGCTTCACCTTATTTGTTTAACCTTACGATTGTATCTCAATCTATTCTCCGACAGAAATAAGATAGAACATAGAAAAAATATGAGGTTGTACTCTGAGTTTCATTGGTGGTCTAAACAGTGAAGATGTATGATAGACTTACTTGTATTAAGAATTTTAGAGTTTCGGGGTATCTGTGGCCAGAATCTGATACATATGGGCAACCGTGTGATGAAATATTAGTATCTTTACTAACTTAGCTCTCTTGTGGACTGATGGAAGTTTGTTAGTTTATCCGGCAGATTATGTATGCATAACATAAGATATCTTGGATTATCGTTAACTGCATTTTCTTGTTATTTGGTGTTGATCTTTGGCTACAATGTAATgatcattgtactttatttgttTGCAGAGATCTTGTAGCTGATAATTCTTCCGAGTACTTTCATTTTTGCCATTCTATAAAATGGTTTTTGTTCTGGACCTGGGCACTTTTAGTTTTGCAAAATTTGTTTGCTTCAATGCTGCAAAATTCTTCTCTACTGTTGTTTCCTTCACTTCTTGTAGCCTTACTGTTTGCTTTTTGTTCCCTTTCTATCAAAAGCTTGGTTGATTTTGGAAAAGGAACTATCGAGTATAATGTTTGCTGCATTTATGCAccgttttttaatttttttgtggaAGTCCTTTGATACAATGAATCACCTTATCAGGTCAGAATGAGTCATCATGGGGTCGATCGGGGGACTTAAAAAGTTCAGATGTATGTACACCCGAGGTACTCACGTGATCTTATTTCTTTCTCATTAGGTTGTTACCTTTTCTGCTTCCACATCTATAcgtcatcctttttttttttgctttgtagACGTCGTATGATTGCAAAAACCCACAGGAGTCTGAATCTCCCCGTTTCCAAGCTATTCTCCGTGTCACAAGTGCACCTAGGAAGAGATTCCCGAGTGACATCAAAAGTTTTTCTCATGAACTAAATTCAAAAGGTGTACGGcctttcccttttttttggaAGCAAAGAGGCTTAAATAACTTGGAGGTATGTTATGCTTCTTTATTGTATTTCCTTTCAGATAACTATTTGTGCTATAGGAAGTCGTAACTGTTCCTGGTTCTAATTACCATCTATCTTATACAGGAAATCTTGGTTGTTATAAGCGGAAAATTTGACAAAGCAAAGGAAGAAGTGAATGCTGACCTGGCCATTTTTGCGGCAGATCTGGTTGGCATTCTTGAAAAGGATGCAGACGGTCATCCTGAGTGGCAGGAAACTATTGAGGACTTGTTGGTTTTGGCCCGAAGCTGTGCTATGACATCTCCGGGAGAGTTTTGGCTTGAGTGTGAAGGCATAGTTCAAGAGTTGGATGACAGGCGGCAAGAACTTCCTCCAGGAATACTGAAGCAGCTTCATACTCGAATGCTTTTCATTCTCACACGATGCACCAGATTGTTACAGTTCCACAAGGAAAGTGGGCTGGGTGAGGATGATCATGTCTTTCAGCTTCGTCAATCTGGAGTCCTGCATTCTGCTGGTAAAAAAGTGCCTCCAGGCGTGGGAAGGGATGGGAAAAGTTCCGATGCTACAAAGGCGGCTTCAGCACGGAAGTTCTATAGTCAGGAGCAGCGTGGCTTGGATTGGACGGGAGACCATGTGGCAGCATGCTCTGGAAATTTCGTCTCTCTTGCTGCTGATGCCACTTCTGATGATTTAGAGTCTCCAGTTGGAAGGGATCGGATGTCTTCTTGGAAGAAATTGCCATTTCCTGGGGTCAAAAGCTCAAAGGAAGTTGCTCTGGCGAAGGAGCAGAATGATGTGAAGGTTGAACCTTTGAAGACATCGATGGCCAGTAAAGGAGTTTCTGATGTTGATCTGACTCCTTCTAAGCCTTCGGAGCTTCCTCCTACTAAAGATTCTCATGAACATTCTTCTAAGCACCAACACAAAGTTTCTTGGGGTTACTGGGGTGATCAGCCGATTGTTTCAGATGAAAGTTCAATAATTTGTCGAATATGTGAGGAGGAGGTTTCAACTTTACATGTGGAAGACCATTCAAGAATTTGTGCAATTGCAGATCGATGTGATCAGCAGGGTCTCAGTGTCAATGAACGTCTTGTCAGGATTTCAGAGAGTTTGGATAAGATGATGGAGAATTTCGCACGGAAGGAGATGACACATGTAGTTGGAAGCCCAGATGTTGCAAAAGTATCAAATTCAAGTTTGGCTGAAGAATCTGATATGCTCTCCCCAAAACTCAGTGATTGGTCCAGGAGAGGGTCTGAGGATATGCTTGACTGTTTTCCTGATGCTGATAACTCAGTTTTTATGGATGACCTGAAGGGTTTACCCTCTATGTCATGTAAAACACGTTTCGGACCAAAGTCTGATCAAGGAATGACCACATCTTCTGGGGGTAGCATGACTCCTAGGTCACCATTATTGACACCAAGGAACAGTCATATTGACTTGCTGTTGGCTGGGAAGTGTGTTTTTTCTGAGCATGATGATGTTCTGCAGGTATCTGTTCAGTTTTCTTTGCTACTTATTTTCTTTGGAAATATTGAACCACTCACTTTTGTTGTGCGACAGTTTAAGATAATTGACTTTAGTTTGCAATTCCAAATTTAGTCTCTTATATTTCACAATTTTCATTAAATTTAGCTTTTTTAGACACATCTAATGCAATAAGTAAAATGTAGTTAAAACTAAAAACTACAAGCCTTCTAGTGCTGGAAGAAGCTTCTTAGTGTCGTTATGCACGATTTTGTTCTTAATCACATTTCATTGGTCAAATAAGATGTATTTTCTTCACCTTTTCCCAATCCTTCAGCTATGGACTTGTTGTAAAGATGCAAGTTGCTTGTAAACTTATGTATTGTAATACCTTTTGTTTGTCGTAACTGCTTTGGTTACATAAAAGACAATTCTGATTGGTAACAAAATGCAACTTTTAATTTGgttttaatataataattatgtATTTAAAGGCAACATATTTTGGACTTGTCTTTAAAGGAAGTTAGTCAAAAGGGTAGACATTGTAGTCTGTGTAAACTGAATCCAATCACGTCAAATTTGTTGAATCCAGATATATAGCACATCTAATGTAGCATATCTTAGGCATCGTTTACATTTACTTTTGGGGCTATATTTGTGTGTGTTAATATTTGTCGGTGAGTTTGTGTATTTAGTGCTATGATTGATATCAAGCTGTTATTTCTTTATGATCCAGATGAATGAACTTGCTGATATTGCAAGATGTGTAGCAAATACACCTTTAGATGATGACCGCTCAATTCCCTATTTAATATCTTGTCTTGAAGACTTAAAGGTGGTCATTGACCGTCGCAAGTTTGATGCGCTTACTGTCGAAACTTTTGGGGCACGCATTGAGAAGCTAATTCGGTGGGAAATTGCTAAAACTAGTAGCTTTTCGCTtgaaagactttttttttttttgtgtagaaAGCTCTCCTTAATTTATGATGCTATTGTTTGGGTACAATATAATGAGTTGTGATTCTGTAGGGAGAAGTATTTGCAGCTTACTGAGCTAGTGGAAGATAAAAAGGTTGAACTAACGAGTACGGTAATTGATGAAGATGCTCCTTTGGAAGATTATGTAGTGCGTAGCTTGAGAACAAGCCCCATACATTCTTCTAAAGACCGTACTTCTATAGATGACTTTGAGATAATAAAGCCAATCAGTCGTGGGGCATTTGGACGGGTCTTTTTGGCTAAAAAGAGGACAACGGGGGATCTTTTTGCCATAAAGGTACGTATATTTGATTGTTATTTCTTATGGAACCCTAGTTTGTTTTTCTTATCTGTATTCATGCGAACACACATGCACATATCTACCAAGGGACATAATAGATTCTTTGCTCCTTTTCAATGAACTTTTGTTTTGTAGGTCTTAGAATTATAATATTATCGTACTTGCCTTTAGTGATTTTTATGCTGTGAGTACTTAGTTACCCATCTTTGTAACTTTTATGGTGTTTACATTAGTACCTTTCAAGAAATacatttggtgctttcattaTATGAAACTGTTAATTATGCTCCTTATCgccatatgtttcaaatttatttCTGTTAATCCGGGAGAAAGAGTTGTGACAGCTACTTATCGCcatatattttctattttccccCAATGTTCGTCTTTTAGCTGTGGTTCTTTTCACAAAGACTCGAAGCATCTCTTCGTTCTAAGCATAAAGGAAGTCTAAAGTACGGATACtacaaaataacaataataacgGCGTTGTGTCCTGTGTTGCTTTTGTAAATCCTTTTGTTTAACTGCTTAACTGTTGCTTTTTTATCAACAAAAGGATGTAAGTAGGGATATAGTTGTTTGAATCCTCCTTAATAGTTAATACactgtatcttttttttttcccactcaaAACAAATATATCCTATATGTTATTCAATTAACCTGGTAATTTTATTTGCTGCCTGATTGGCATGGTGGCTTGGGTTTGGAAGGGTCTCGAACTCTTGATTGGAAAATAATATGCGGGGTTTCTGACTCTCATTTTCCAAACCCCCAAAATGAGGGTTTCACAATGGCTGGAAACGCGTTTatgaaacaacaaaaataaccaAACACCTCTATACGAATAACGAACCCCTCTTCCAAACAACATTTGTGAAACTCAAAAGACCTCACCTCCCCAACCACCTCCAACCCCCGTGGTGCCAATCACAGCcttaaacaaaaataatgtcCCATAATGTAGAGTAAGGCTGTGGCACTGTGCACATCTCTCCTTTCCCGACCTTGGAGTTGAcattctttcccttttttttttttggttaaagaTAACCAATTTTAACTTGGGATCTTCAACTACTGTTTATGGTGCTTTTGGAGTAAAGCAGTCTGAAACTTGTTAATGCTTTGCTTACACAAATTGAAGAGAAAGTTGTAGGTggatttggagaatttgcttgcCATTTGTAACACAGATTAACATTCTTGCTGATGACAAAGCCAGTAGTAAAGACGTACCCAGATACCATCGAATTGTAGTTTCAACTCAAATTTAATTCTTAATTCTATGTGTCCATTTGCTAATACATCCTTGTGATAATATAATAACTTAAATGCTATGGTGAAATGTGCTTATAGATATGTTCATTGCAAAAACCACGTGACTTGTGTTGAGACCAATGCTACTGGTAGTGTGCCTATACCTAGGATAATACTTAAGAGAGTAATAATTTGGTGTAATTACAAAAAAGTTGACGATACTTAATAGAAGGCCAAAGAAAATTTGATTCCGTCATGGTTTCTGGTTAGGTTAACCATGCAATTAACCAACCATGGAAGATTTCAATGCTTGATATGGAGTAAGCTGGTGCATTTTCTTGTGAATGTCTGCGTCCTTGCGATGAACTTCTGTTCAGTTTGGGCACAAGCTATTTGGCTTTGCTTTGGATTGCCTGAGATCTCTGCATGGTTGTATGAGAGTGCAAACACAACAGCAGTTGATTAAGAATCTAAAATGACCAACGAATTTGGGTAGAAAGGTTAACACTCATTTGATGAGTAATCTAAAATGACCAAGGAATTTGGCTATTAGGACCAACACTTGAGCCTCATTTGATTAGTAATCTAAAATGACTGAGAAATTTGGCTATAATGGCCATCACTATTGATAATTAATGAGGTCTGGAATTGGTTATGTTAAGAATCTTATTCTCTTACATATTTTGAATTGGCTGATCCACAGTATGGAACCCTCTGTTCTACTCGTTCTTGTCTTCATGTTGTCATTGGTTTTTTGGATAGATTTTGGTCCTCTTTTAATGTTTATCTTTGGATTCGCTACAGGTTCTTAGAAAGGCAAATATGATTCGAAAGAATGCTGTTGAAAGTATATTAGCTGAAAGAGACATTTTAATTTCGGTCCGCAACCCTTTTGTGGTAAGCATGTCTAGTTTGTAATTCTTTCATTGTCGTGATAATCTTGTATTTCATTGTAACTTGAATGTGAACTTTTCAGGTACGTTTCTTTTATTCATTCACATGTCATGAGAATTTGTATCTTGTGATGGAGTATTTAAATGGGGGAGATTTGTATTCCCTGTTGAGAAATTTGGGCTGCTTAGATGAAGATGTTGCTCGAGTATACATAGCAGAAGTTGTGAGTGTTTGTTCATGTTCAGAAATTCTCAATAGATGGTTTCTGGTACAACTCTGAAAACGGAGTACAATTAATTTCCAGGTGCTTGCTTTGGAATATTTACACTCACTTCGTGTGGTCCATCGTGACTTGAAGCCTGATAACTTGTTGATTGCCCATGATGGTCATATCAAGGTAACTTCTAATTCAGGTTCCTTTCTGTCTTCTTTTCATGGTGCAAGCTTTGACAGCGAAGCTTATGCATTACTATGTTCTCTGGTTTGAAAAGTATTCTGCAGTCTAGCTTTTCACTTTTCCCTTGGTTTTTGGCACTACTTATAAGAAGTCGTTTTGGAAACTCCTTCTCGGATCAGGACAGTTGTGAAATGTTAAATAAGCTTATCTTCCAAATTACTACTCTACTTCTGATATATTCCAAGTGTtgagattagttactttgcattcaactcaataagttaacttgttgggttggggcatttcacatcacatatacatattctaacactcccccctCTCGTATGGGTTGGGCAATCTGACGGActaacacgtgcacaacaaacgaggcccaatACTAAGTCTACTCACACAaagcccacacttggggcaacaaaaaATTGGGGTTTAAATTTTggaagttaaggtttgaacccaatacCTCTTGCTCTAATACCATGTTAAGactagttactttgccattcaaccctataagttaacttgttgggttggggcatttcataTCATTAATACACAATTTAACACAAACACCAAGCAATAGCTATTACAGTGATGCATCTCAAAATCCTCTTTTCATATTCAAGCTCTGTTCAGTCATCAGATAATAAAAGGGAAGGAGGTGAGCAGCAATGCCTCCTTAAATACTAGCAGAGAGAATTGAGTTTCCTCGTCTCCAACTCTCAGTTGAATGCTTAGAGAAAAAAAGCAAATGAGCTAATCTACAAATGGAACGAAAATTTATCTTAGGTTGATTGGTTTAAACCCCTTTAAATATATTTCTGCCTCTAAATGATCTTTTGATAACTATGGTGTGAAACTTATAaaacttattttcttgcacTCAAACAGTTGACTGATTTTGGGCTTTCAAAGGTTGGTCTCATCAATAGTACTGATGATTTGTCGGGTCCAGCAGTTAGTGGGACATCCTTGCTTGGGAATGATGAACCCGAGCTATCTGCATCTGAGCATCAGcaagaaaggaggaagaagcGTTCTGCTGTGGGCACTCCCGACTATTTGGCACCAGAGATACTTTTGGGGACGGGACATGGTTTGTAtaatctttcatttttttagaGCTATAATTTTCTTCATCTTATACTGCTGTGGGCACTCCCGACTATTTGGCACCAGAGATACTTTTGGGGACGGGACATGGTTTGTAtaatctttcatttttttagaGCTATAATTTTCTTCATCTTATACTGACGCAAGCTAAACCTTAAAAATGAAATTTGGTTTTCCTGATAGGAAACCTGGAGCTAGGAAACTTTGACTCTAATGATCAACAATAGCGGTGTAACTTCtgtattttcaaattaatttgTCACACATTTTGATGTAGTGATGGAAATTGTACTCCTACTAGTTGAGTTAAAATTTTAGCAGCTGTTCATGTACAAATGTCAAGAAATTAACTATTATATTCCATGTTCCTCAGGCACAACGGCAGATTGGTGGTCTGTGGGTGTCATCTTATTTGAACTGATTGTGGGCATTCCACCTTTCAATGCAGAACATCCACAGGTTATTACCTTGCTTATGACCGTATTTTGATTCTGCGAATGATGGTGGTTCTGCTCCCATTGACGTGGATGATTTTTCCTTTGATATATTTTCATCcaatttgtttgaatttgtgatGTTGGTTTTTTTGTTCTGATGATTCTATCAATAAATAGAACGGTCTGCATTTGGGGTGGAGACCATTGCTTCCAGGGTCAGCACCCCCTTGGTGtttttatctttgaaattattttttctacacaaaaaggaaaaaagaagaagatttctcTTATCTCCTTTTATCCTATACtttttttgtttcccttttCCGTTTTTATATCTTATATCCTGATCTGATTTCATAGGTTTCTGACCTTTTGCGTAGTTCGTAAAATGGCAGCCAGTAATAAAGGAAGAGAGATCTTTATTTTCTTATCGACTAAGATTAATGCCAGGCTCTTGCTTTGTTGCGGGCTGACATTTTATGAACAAGGCATAAAGTCACAAAACTATGAAATCAGATGACGTGTTTCTTGGAAAATTGCTGAATTTGAAATTGTGTATTTCAATAAGAAAGTGAACTGAACTTAATGGTTGTTGAGATGCATTTTTCTGTGATATTTACGTGATAGTCCTTTCTTACGAAATGTATATACAAAAATCTGTAGCTTCCAACATACATTAGATTCTGCTCCTGAAAAATGGTTTTCTGTAAACTCTTACAAGTCTCACGTGCCAGGTGTCAcatatttattaatttcttttgtgcTTGATTCTGATCTTATTCTTCCATTTTTGCATTCTCATTagctttgttttctcttttagcAAATATTTGATAATATTCTCAACCGTAAAGTACCTTGGCCCCGGGTGCCTGAAGAAATGAGTGGCGAAGCACAAGATCTCATTGATCGGTAAGAAAACTTTTCATTGTTATTAAAGAGAATGTTTTTGAAAGTTAATGTCACCTTATAGTAGTATTTGGTCCAGTACAATTACTTGAAGACCctgattatttattttaatatctaTTTCGTTGTTGCTTATGGGCTTGGAGCCAAGTAGCATTACCTCTTCCATAAAGTAGGGTGTGAGAGTCGGGCACCAATTTGATAGCATTGAGTGTGGATATATTTTACCTTTGACAGAAGATGGGTAGAAATAGATTGTGTCAATATGCATTCTTTACCAGATAATAGTAACTAATAATTGAGATACAATGTGACTGATGTTAAATTTATAACTATTTCTTAGCAAATTACTGATACATTTAATGTCCAGACTATTGACTGAAGATCCTCATCAAAGACTTGGGGCTGGAGGAGCATCGGAGGTAAACTTGATTATTTGGTTGAAGTTTTGATGTTGGatatatttctttatttagGGCGGGTGTTTCCCTAATTTTATTTGGATGTCAGGATAACACAATCAAAGCTTTTATGATTCAGGTGAAGGAGCATGTATTCTTCAAAGATATCAGTTGGGACACCCTTGCCAGGCAGAAGgtgtaaatttattttgtttgtatgtTACAGGTTGTTATCTGCATTTTACTGTACATTTTTTCTCACCTTGGAATCCCGATCCAATTTGGCACTTTTCCCAGGCGGCATTTGTTCCCAGTTCAGATAGTGCACTTGATACCAGTTATTTTACTAGTCGCTATTCATGGAATACTTCGGATGAGCATGTATATCAAGCCAGTGATCTTGAAGATCCCAGTGATTCTGACAGCTCAAGTGGCAGCAGTAGTTGCATGAGCAATCGCCAGGATGAAGTGGTATTTTAGTTTCCCACAGTTCAAAATTCTATAAATTGATCGCTTTTTCTAAATCTATTCCAATTATATGGTCTCTAATGGATTCACCATTGGGAAAATATGATGAACAGGGTGATGAATGTGGAGGTCTTGCGGAGTTTGATTCCAGCTCATCTGTTAATTATTCCTTCAGTAATTTTTCATTCAAGGTACGTTATTACACTAGTCTGGGTTCAATCTTCATGGTCCCTcttgtgtgtgttttttctcttcttcttgtggACACTGGTGGTTAATAGCAATCTAACTTTGGGAAAGAATATACTGGCTTTCAGGCTTAGTTAGAAATAATGTCATTCTATGAACTCttgaaaaaataatgatgttGTGAATCCATGATCAGCATTTATTTTTGGCCAAGTTGTAGCTCTCGAGTACCAAATAATACTTGTGGACCCCTGTTCTGCGTTTATTTTTGGCAAAGCTGTAGCTCGTGTACAGATAGCAGTGTTGCGGTGGCCCCTTATTTTATTAGTGTACCTTCTCTGTATAATCTAAtctaatttttttacttttgcatTTGGTTTACAGAACCTCTCTCAGCTAGCATCGATCAACTACGATCTTCTCACAAAGGGTTGGAAGGATGATCCTTCAACTAATCATAATTCATAGCCACCATGTCCTCCCTATCAAGGGCTGGAGTTGGTTGTATTTACCGCGCTTTCTCAACGTTTGTTGTTTGTATACCCTGTACATGTATGTTCCTCGTACCCAAAAAAATGGAACTTTCATATATCGCCAACCCTTTGgtcatttttattgttttggtgttcttgcacttgcagatatagaagaaaatacCCGAGACTGAAACTGCTCCGGGATGTGGTCTTTCCTCCGCCAGGTGATGCTGAATGAATGGAGGGGTTTGAATTTTACTGTGGAATGGTTTTGTCCCATTTTCATGTATTCTGATTTACATATTACAGACTGTTGGCCTACAAGGTACTACTAATGATTGCCCCCCTCCCTCAGTATCAATAAGATCATAtccccataattttttttcagttCAGTTTTTCACATCTTGAATTGAAACCTTTGGACTGAATCTGGAAAGTGTATCAGCTACTATGAAACTGTTCCGGGATGTGATCGTTCATGCAAGCTTGCGGGGTGTGGAGCAAGAACCTCTTCTTGTATGTAATCTGAAACACAAATTACAAAGACAGCACCCCTTTCACTGGCTTTCTTTGTCACCGAAAAGCTTTGGAGAACTTCAGTTACGGTTTTACCATAATTGGGATAAGAAGACGACTAGAGGGACTGTTGATTCATTAAACAAAGTTGATTCATTAAACAATGACCTTCCCTATTCTctttagggcaaatgcaataagaaataatttactgggccaacatttttgttgacccggtcccacctctattacgtaaaaagtcaagtcaaacacgtattctaatacagtcacatcagcaaatcacaaatttctatacactttttcttcccacacactttctctttccacccaacccaacaacattccattcctccatattatccacaacaaaactacaccaaaacattaaatatcaatacatccacatcagcaaaacacttatcccaatacagccacatgagcaaaacacattttacaatacagccacatcagcaaaagacaacatctttgttggcccaataccacttcaccattgcatttgccctatcTCTTGCATTTCCCAAGCTAAGTCAAATGGGCGTTTTTAGTGTCAATTAGGGGTGATAAAACTCTGTTCGGTCCGAATGAACTAATTTGTTCGATTCGGATTAAACTAAGTTTCGACATCaattatatgttcaaaatttgcgtccaaacataaaatttttgtttagtttAAAATCGAGTATGAGTCCAAACATAGAAATCTTGTTCGATTTATTTGTTCGAACCCTAACCCAAATTAGATTATTATCCGTTTTACTTGTTCGCATGTAAAACCAATCCGGGTTTGTAAtacgtccaaaatccaatccaaGTTAAAGTTCGGACATGCAAATATTTTCTTAAACACATGCTATCATCCAACCCGAAACTGATTTTTTTCCACCCCTAGTACCAACTCCATGAAGAGAGTAAAATTAAAATTGTGTCTTTTTGTGACCAAACTCTATAAAGTCCAAAGCAACCAACACATCTCAATCTAAAACAGATTTGCAGTTTGCATCAACAAAGAACAATTTGGACAGATATGAACCCTCAAAGTATTAAtgaaaaaatttttaaaaagggaaaaaaataatttaaaagtaACTTAGACAAGCACATGACAAGA is a genomic window of Tripterygium wilfordii isolate XIE 37 chromosome 16, ASM1340144v1, whole genome shotgun sequence containing:
- the LOC119980994 gene encoding probable serine/threonine protein kinase IREH1 isoform X1, encoding MVFRNKFLFSSKKSDSSSSPDGSNSSPRSFGSGSLIRSDKKKPKSSASSKEESSKQTELAKDVAPKKKGLSLRGKGKETTVPQNQPKTPDKPVLNSKSKKVVEEAASVSPILASSLGLNRIKTRSGPLPQESFFGLRGDKGNSVAVLGGSNLSRLSGGDGGLVHGKSGTVGKKQEIAGQSRTMGRVDNGTGTNTGGMCTGSGLSREQSPSVLPGSRLHNGESSSEAGQNESSWGRSGDLKSSDVCTPETSYDCKNPQESESPRFQAILRVTSAPRKRFPSDIKSFSHELNSKGVRPFPFFWKQRGLNNLEEILVVISGKFDKAKEEVNADLAIFAADLVGILEKDADGHPEWQETIEDLLVLARSCAMTSPGEFWLECEGIVQELDDRRQELPPGILKQLHTRMLFILTRCTRLLQFHKESGLGEDDHVFQLRQSGVLHSAGKKVPPGVGRDGKSSDATKAASARKFYSQEQRGLDWTGDHVAACSGNFVSLAADATSDDLESPVGRDRMSSWKKLPFPGVKSSKEVALAKEQNDVKVEPLKTSMASKGVSDVDLTPSKPSELPPTKDSHEHSSKHQHKVSWGYWGDQPIVSDESSIICRICEEEVSTLHVEDHSRICAIADRCDQQGLSVNERLVRISESLDKMMENFARKEMTHVVGSPDVAKVSNSSLAEESDMLSPKLSDWSRRGSEDMLDCFPDADNSVFMDDLKGLPSMSCKTRFGPKSDQGMTTSSGGSMTPRSPLLTPRNSHIDLLLAGKCVFSEHDDVLQMNELADIARCVANTPLDDDRSIPYLISCLEDLKVVIDRRKFDALTVETFGARIEKLIREKYLQLTELVEDKKVELTSTVIDEDAPLEDYVVRSLRTSPIHSSKDRTSIDDFEIIKPISRGAFGRVFLAKKRTTGDLFAIKVLRKANMIRKNAVESILAERDILISVRNPFVVRFFYSFTCHENLYLVMEYLNGGDLYSLLRNLGCLDEDVARVYIAEVVLALEYLHSLRVVHRDLKPDNLLIAHDGHIKLTDFGLSKVGLINSTDDLSGPAVSGTSLLGNDEPELSASEHQQERRKKRSAVGTPDYLAPEILLGTGHGTTADWWSVGVILFELIVGIPPFNAEHPQQIFDNILNRKVPWPRVPEEMSGEAQDLIDRLLTEDPHQRLGAGGASEDNTIKAFMIQVKEHVFFKDISWDTLARQKAAFVPSSDSALDTSYFTSRYSWNTSDEHVYQASDLEDPSDSDSSSGSSSCMSNRQDEVGDECGGLAEFDSSSSVNYSFSNFSFKNLSQLASINYDLLTKGWKDDPSTNHNS